From the Thermococcus sp. genome, the window CCCTGGTTGTCTCACCCCTGTGGTTCGGCTTGCTATTCAACTTTATGTAATTCTCTGTAAAATCTTCAATTTTAAGCCTTTGAATCAGAATTTTAGGGGTTTTTCTAATCACAAGGCTTATAAATTTTGGAGTGCAGTTATGGGGTGCCCGTAACCATAAGGGTGTGCCGGATGAGACTGAAAGTTGCTTTTTATCCTGAAAATGGAACTTTTGAGAGGCCGAACAAACACGCAGTCCAGGGGTTCATCTACAGCCTGCTGAAGGGCTCGGAGTACGGCGAAAGGCACGACGAACCTCGCTTCAAGTTCTTCACCTTCTCGGACTTCTTCATGGACTCCATGGGGAGACCCACACTACTCATCTCTTCCCCGGAGAAAGGCTTCATTAACACTCTATACGGCGCCATCAAGGATAACTTCAAGCTCCACCAGCACAGAGACCTTCGCTTCTTCCTCCAGAGGCTCAAGGAGAACGCGGAGAAGAAGTACGAGGCCTTTTACGGCGAGGATTTCTTCCTCGAAGGGCCCATCTTTGACAGGCTTATCCCAAAGCTCAGAAACAATGGAAAGCTCGACGTCTACGTCAAGGTCGTCAAGAACGGCGTTCCCTTTCCCGTGATAGGCTCGAACTGGGAGCTCCTTGAGAAGGAGCGCATAAGACCTGAGGAAAGGCGCTTCT encodes:
- the cas6 gene encoding CRISPR-associated endoribonuclease Cas6, producing MRLKVAFYPENGTFERPNKHAVQGFIYSLLKGSEYGERHDEPRFKFFTFSDFFMDSMGRPTLLISSPEKGFINTLYGAIKDNFKLHQHRDLRFFLQRLKENAEKKYEAFYGEDFFLEGPIFDRLIPKLRNNGKLDVYVKVVKNGVPFPVIGSNWELLEKERIRPEERRFYRFIMDAGLGEKNSLGFGFLNPIRR